The following coding sequences lie in one Streptomyces xiamenensis genomic window:
- a CDS encoding ROK family transcriptional regulator, whose amino-acid sequence MSGPAGATPHASSRAAVLDVIRAAGTISRVGLVKATGFTGATISTVVRRLIDDGLVVETGHAESTGGKRRVLLQLNLSSRYAVGVHLDHDGITYVLTDLGGSVVARMSRAGVGVEDPRAVVERMATESAALIEGAGVERSRVLGLGLVAPGPLNQAHGLRLLRPAIRHWGDFAMGPELERATGLPVVLDNDATAAALGEHWSGQAGGGAFAALYMGTGIGAGLMLGGVAYRGPSGNAGEIGHIPLAADGPECWCGARGCTEALAGPGAVVEAARADAVLARSAGLTGGGRGRRTADFAAVTRAAHRGDPGARALLERSARYLALAARTLANIVDLDELVLTGPGLAIAGSIYLPVVREELERSFFSRASHPVTVRLSRVAATAPAIGAAAMMLQSELVPLREGMRLPENLAAAAEPDPPARASTTP is encoded by the coding sequence GTGAGCGGACCGGCCGGGGCCACCCCGCACGCCAGCAGCAGGGCGGCCGTACTCGATGTGATCCGGGCCGCCGGAACGATCAGCCGGGTCGGCCTGGTGAAGGCCACGGGTTTCACCGGGGCCACGATCTCCACCGTGGTGCGCCGGCTCATCGACGACGGTCTGGTGGTGGAGACCGGGCACGCCGAGTCCACCGGTGGCAAGCGGCGGGTGCTGCTCCAGCTGAACCTCTCCTCGCGGTACGCGGTGGGGGTGCACCTGGACCACGACGGGATCACCTATGTGCTCACCGACCTGGGCGGCTCCGTGGTGGCGCGGATGTCCCGGGCGGGCGTCGGCGTGGAGGATCCGCGGGCGGTGGTGGAGCGGATGGCCACCGAGAGCGCGGCGCTGATCGAGGGCGCGGGCGTGGAGCGCTCGCGGGTGCTGGGGCTCGGGCTGGTGGCGCCCGGTCCGCTGAACCAGGCGCACGGACTGCGGCTGCTGCGGCCGGCGATCCGGCACTGGGGCGACTTCGCGATGGGCCCGGAGCTGGAGCGGGCCACCGGGCTGCCGGTGGTGCTGGACAACGACGCCACCGCCGCCGCGCTGGGCGAGCACTGGTCGGGGCAGGCGGGCGGCGGGGCATTCGCCGCGCTCTACATGGGCACCGGGATCGGTGCCGGGCTGATGCTGGGCGGGGTCGCCTACCGGGGGCCGAGCGGCAACGCCGGGGAGATCGGGCACATTCCGCTGGCCGCCGACGGGCCGGAGTGCTGGTGCGGGGCGCGGGGGTGCACGGAGGCGCTGGCCGGCCCGGGGGCGGTGGTCGAGGCGGCGCGCGCGGACGCCGTACTGGCCCGTTCGGCCGGGCTGACCGGCGGCGGGCGTGGGCGGCGCACCGCGGATTTCGCGGCCGTGACCCGGGCGGCGCACCGCGGCGACCCGGGGGCGCGGGCGCTGCTGGAGCGTTCGGCCCGCTATCTGGCGCTGGCGGCGCGGACCCTGGCCAACATCGTGGACCTGGATGAGCTGGTGCTCACGGGCCCCGGCCTCGCGATCGCGGGCTCGATCTATCTTCCCGTGGTGCGGGAGGAGTTGGAGAGGTCGTTCTTCTCCAGGGCGAGCCATCCGGTGACGGTCCGGCTCTCCCGGGTGGCGGCCACCGCGCCCGCCATAGGGGCCGCCGCGAT
- a CDS encoding ABC transporter substrate-binding protein encodes MTQHARWRRSRTAVVGAAAVAMLAAGCGSGGNGGGGGGNSGPADTLVAYTGQAGDYQRNFNPYAPTMIEGPGNIFEPLFFYNVARDGEPTPRLATEFSWNDSGTELSITTRENVTWSDGEPFTAHDVAFTFDMVRANQTMNAIGFEGESEVIDDTHLVVRYPQPAYLEAPSVLGKLWIVPEHIWGAFEDPAQNTVQEPVGTGPFVLGDFKPQAFTLSANPTYWGGEPAVKNIRFVSLSGNQAGADALAAGQIDFQTGPVPDIHNIEKNYPGYEGITAHIFQIALFTCSDTALGCSGPQTDPAVRHAIYHAIDRTQINTLAYQDTAAEISPGFALPGRDDAVISDGLTDRIAPMEPDTARAEQVLTGAGWAKGGDGIYAKDGEKLSLSVRVVSGWTDVITAADTMTQQLKAAGIELTVQQSSWNEWSDARGRGDFELVFDSLYPGPAPDPYYTYNYFFHGDNTAPAGEVANPNFARYDNPEVNAALDALQQIDPEDTAARQPHFDTIQTRLEADMPYIPVLIGGTTSEYNARKFTGWPSEDDLYAFPAVWQRPDNSQIYLNLKPAGGE; translated from the coding sequence ATGACCCAGCACGCGAGGTGGCGCCGTTCCCGTACAGCGGTTGTCGGAGCGGCCGCGGTGGCCATGCTCGCCGCCGGCTGCGGATCGGGCGGCAACGGCGGGGGCGGCGGAGGCAATTCGGGCCCGGCGGACACCCTGGTCGCCTACACCGGCCAGGCGGGCGACTACCAGCGCAACTTCAACCCCTACGCCCCCACCATGATCGAGGGCCCGGGCAACATCTTCGAGCCGCTGTTCTTCTACAACGTCGCACGCGACGGCGAACCCACACCACGCCTGGCCACCGAGTTCTCCTGGAACGACAGCGGCACCGAACTCTCCATCACCACCCGTGAGAACGTCACCTGGTCCGACGGCGAGCCCTTCACCGCCCACGACGTCGCCTTCACCTTCGACATGGTCCGCGCGAACCAGACCATGAACGCCATCGGCTTCGAGGGCGAGAGCGAGGTCATCGACGACACCCACCTCGTGGTGCGCTACCCGCAGCCCGCCTACCTGGAGGCACCGAGCGTGCTCGGCAAGCTGTGGATCGTCCCCGAACACATCTGGGGGGCCTTCGAGGACCCGGCGCAGAACACCGTCCAGGAACCCGTCGGCACCGGCCCGTTCGTCCTGGGCGACTTCAAGCCCCAGGCCTTCACCCTGTCGGCCAATCCCACCTACTGGGGCGGCGAGCCGGCGGTGAAGAACATCCGCTTCGTCTCCCTGTCGGGCAACCAGGCCGGCGCCGACGCCCTGGCCGCCGGGCAGATCGACTTCCAGACCGGCCCCGTCCCCGACATCCACAACATCGAGAAGAACTACCCCGGGTACGAGGGCATCACCGCCCACATCTTCCAGATCGCGCTGTTCACCTGCTCCGACACCGCGCTGGGCTGCAGCGGACCGCAGACCGACCCCGCCGTGCGCCACGCCATCTACCACGCGATCGACCGCACCCAGATCAACACCCTCGCCTACCAGGACACCGCCGCCGAGATCTCGCCCGGCTTCGCCCTGCCCGGCCGCGACGACGCCGTCATCAGCGACGGACTGACCGACCGCATCGCCCCCATGGAGCCGGACACCGCCCGCGCCGAACAGGTGCTGACCGGCGCCGGCTGGGCCAAGGGCGGCGACGGCATCTACGCCAAGGACGGCGAGAAGCTCTCCCTGTCGGTGCGGGTCGTCTCCGGCTGGACCGACGTCATCACCGCCGCCGACACCATGACCCAGCAACTGAAGGCGGCCGGCATCGAGCTGACCGTCCAGCAGTCCTCCTGGAACGAGTGGTCGGACGCCCGCGGCCGCGGCGACTTCGAGCTGGTCTTCGACTCGCTCTACCCGGGCCCCGCCCCCGACCCGTACTACACCTACAACTACTTCTTCCACGGCGACAACACCGCCCCGGCCGGCGAGGTCGCCAACCCCAACTTCGCCCGCTACGACAACCCCGAGGTGAACGCCGCCCTCGACGCGCTCCAGCAGATCGACCCCGAGGACACCGCCGCCCGGCAGCCGCACTTCGACACCATCCAGACCCGTCTGGAGGCCGACATGCCTTACATCCCGGTGCTGATCGGCGGCACCACCAGCGAGTACAACGCCCGCAAGTTCACCGGCTGGCCCTCCGAGGACGATCTGTACGCCTTCCCCGCCGTGTGGCAGCGCCCCGACAACTCGCAGATCTACCTCAACCTCAAGCCGGCCGGCGGCGAGTGA
- a CDS encoding ABC transporter permease yields MRYYARKLGFYLVALWAALTLNFFIPRLMPGNPVDTLLAKLAQRGGTVDPSARRSYELLLGTDTGEPLWRQYAAYLGNVLRGDLGVSVSAFPAQVTEVIGQSLPWTIVLVGIATLISFALGVTLGTLAGWRRGSWLDSLVPATTVLAAVPYFWLALILVLIFSSSLQWFPLFGGYDTYLPTGWNADFIGSAIYHGTLPALTIVISSVGGWLLGMRNMMVATGSEDYILTAHAKGLRDRRIMTRYAARNAVLPSFAGFAISLGFVVSGSIITEQVFSYPGIGSKLLQAVENSDYALMQGIFLVITVAVLAANLVVDLLYGFIDPRTRVTT; encoded by the coding sequence GTGAGGTACTACGCCCGCAAACTCGGTTTCTACCTCGTCGCCCTGTGGGCGGCGCTGACCCTGAACTTCTTCATCCCGCGGCTCATGCCCGGCAACCCCGTCGACACCCTGCTGGCCAAACTCGCCCAGCGCGGCGGCACGGTGGACCCGTCGGCCCGCAGATCCTACGAACTGCTGCTGGGCACCGACACCGGCGAACCCCTGTGGCGGCAGTACGCGGCCTACCTCGGCAACGTCCTGCGCGGCGACCTGGGGGTATCGGTCAGCGCCTTCCCGGCCCAGGTCACCGAGGTCATCGGCCAGTCCCTGCCCTGGACCATCGTGCTGGTCGGCATCGCCACCCTGATCTCCTTCGCGCTGGGCGTCACCCTGGGCACCCTCGCCGGGTGGCGGCGCGGCAGCTGGCTGGACTCACTCGTCCCGGCCACCACCGTACTGGCCGCCGTCCCCTACTTCTGGCTCGCGCTCATCCTCGTCCTGATCTTCTCCTCCTCCCTCCAGTGGTTCCCGCTGTTCGGCGGCTACGACACCTACCTCCCCACCGGCTGGAACGCGGACTTCATCGGCTCGGCCATCTACCACGGCACCCTGCCGGCCCTCACCATCGTGATCTCCTCGGTCGGCGGCTGGCTGCTGGGGATGCGCAACATGATGGTGGCCACCGGCTCCGAGGACTACATCCTCACCGCACACGCCAAGGGCCTGCGCGACCGCCGCATCATGACCCGGTACGCCGCCCGCAACGCCGTGCTGCCCTCCTTCGCCGGATTCGCCATCTCCCTGGGCTTCGTGGTCTCCGGCTCGATCATCACCGAACAGGTCTTCTCCTATCCGGGCATCGGCTCCAAGCTGCTGCAGGCCGTCGAGAACAGCGACTATGCCCTCATGCAGGGCATCTTCCTGGTCATCACGGTCGCGGTGCTCGCCGCCAATCTGGTCGTGGACCTGCTGTACGGCTTCATCGACCCGCGCACCCGCGTGACCACCTGA